CCCTCAGCGTGTGTTTCCGATTGTCATAGACCCAACTATTGTGATCCAGCCTGATGAGGGCACAGGCAAAGACCTCTACATTTCGAGTGGCGCTCCCAACACGAGGAAGACGTGCTGCTCTCTTTTGACAGGCGTAGCTACTACGACGTCCGCCGCGACCACCACTTTTAGAAGCCTCCTCCAGTTCGATCTTTCGCACATACCTGCCAGTTCGACTGTGACCGATGCGAAGCTTTACTTGAACGCGAAGGAAGTGAACGGCTCCGGATACCGAATGCCAATCGACATCCATAGAGTCACCCAGGTGTGGTCGGCATCTACTTCTACTGGGGCCACATGGTCGGCAAGACAAGGTACTACGACCTGGTCCACCCCAGGGGGCTCCTTCCAGGCGACTTCAACCGGCTCCTTTATGGTCGATACCACGGCTACGACCAGCAAATGGTATTCATCTGATGTGACCAGAACGGTCCAGGAATGGGTGAATGGGAAGTATGACAACAACGGCTTTCTACTTAAGCTGGCCTCGGAAGCCCTTACCGCGCCTCAAATAGTATCGATCGACACAGCGCGCGACCTCACAGTCAATGGAATCGCCCAAGGCGACAAGGCTGGTGCGGCCGTTTCCGTTGGGGATATAAACGACGATGGTGTTGATGATCTGGTAATTGGTGCCATTGAGGCGGACCCATCTGGGGCATCGAATGCCGGCAAGACCTTTGTAATCTTTGGCACATCTACCGCAGGGACATATCAACTATCTTCGGCCACGACCAGCGACATCACACTTAACGGCATCACCGCAGGCGACAAGCCTGGATTTGCCCTGGCCGTTGGAGACCTAAACGGGGACGGCAACGCGGACCTTGCGATAGGCGCCCCATACGGCGACCCAAACGGCACGGACTCGGGCGAAGTCTACGTAGTGTTTGGTCCTCTTACGGCCGGCACTTACAACCTGTCATCCGCAACCACATCGGATGTGCTCATAAACGGTGCCGACGCGGGTGACCTGGCGGGCTCGTCCATCGCGATAGGTGACGTTAACAACGACGGCTACGACGATATTATTATTGGAGCCATGCAGGCGGAGAGCGCCGGTGCCGGCAACTCCGGTGAGACCTATGTCATTTTTGGACCTCTGTCCGCCGGTACCTTGGAACTGTCGACGGATGCCGACCTGACGTTCCGTGGAATAGACAGTGATGACCTCTCCGGCAGTGGTGCGGGCTCAGGTGATATCAACGGAGGCGGCATTGATGACATCATCATCGGAGCGCAGCAAGGCGATCCGGAGTCTCGCTCGAACGCCGGCGAAATATACGTGGTCTACGGACCCGTTACCCAGGTTGGAGCGTACTGGCTATCATCAGCAACGACCACCGACCTGACGATAAAGGGCGCGACCGCAGGCGACCTATCCGGATCGGCTCTCGGGTCGGGCGACGTGAATGCAGATGGAATCCAGGACCTGCTGATCGGCGCGCCAGGGGCGGGTTCAAACTCAGGCAAAGCATACGTCGTCTTCGGCCCTGTAGGTTTCGGATCATAGGACTTGGGCGTAGATGCAGATGTAACATATACCGGATATTCAGGTAGTGCCGAGAGACGGGTAAAGGAATCGCTGCGGGAGACGTGAACGACGATGGAGTGGCTGATCTCGTACTTGGGGCACCCATGCGTGACGTCAGCGGGTCTTCCGACAAAGGCCAAGTCTACGTGGTGTTCGGTGAGCTACCTACTTCGACCTTCGACATTGATGCTGCTCGAGACATCACGTTCAACGGCATCGACGGTTCGGACTTCTCCGGACGGAGCATAGCGGTCGGCGATTTGAACGCAGATGGTATCAATGACCTCGTGATAGGCGCTGATGGCGCTCGAGTGGGTAGCAACTTTAATGCGGGCGAAGTGTACGTTCTCTTCGGGCAACACGTAAACGGGACTTATCAATTATCGTCATCCACGACGACCAACGTTACCTTCACCGGCACGGACGCTAACGACCTACTAGGTATTTCGGTCGCGATCGGTGACATCAACGGCGACGGTTTCCGAGACCTAGCGATTGGTGCCTCTCTAGCCGAACCTGCGGGGCTTGGTGCCAGCACTAACTATGGGGACGCCTATGTTGTATTCGGTCCCCTTACGCCGGGCACTTACGCCATAGCTTCAGCCTACGACATCGTTGTCTCGGGCACCACGCTTGGCGACCATGTGGGCTACGATCTCGACTTCGGGGACATAGATAATGACGGCAATATCGATTTCGTCATAGGAGCTCCGGGGGAAGAGCCTGGAGCCACGGTCAC
This DNA window, taken from SAR202 cluster bacterium, encodes the following:
- a CDS encoding DNRLRE domain-containing protein; this translates as MNRSTRFDALLLAGTIAVFFLVTFSGGFTRVFAGSSQALLSLDALETSTTTSTRASDLVQSPTPTSESWRSGPPEPTMPPAVFHDDASAIRHSRDDISRREIINKRTARTKTLTNRDGSYTQLVYSNDVHVEESPGVWKEVVNDLRPSARQGFAYENGANKFSVRFAALSSEETAELSHGQTSVVFGLAEAATVPAQVAENTITYAGVRDGIDLRLTVETDRVKEEIIIHSLGSPPNPSESRFSPFVFHLKTSGLGARPLQDGAVGLYAGDDLTMVIPAAFMYDVTAARGNPSGISYDVTTSIQSERDGIRLTLYPSLEWLTSPQRVFPIVIDPTIVIQPDEGTGKDLYISSGAPNTRKTCCSLLTGVATTTSAATTTFRSLLQFDLSHIPASSTVTDAKLYLNAKEVNGSGYRMPIDIHRVTQVWSASTSTGATWSARQGTTTWSTPGGSFQATSTGSFMVDTTATTSKWYSSDVTRTVQEWVNGKYDNNGFLLKLASEALTAPQIVSIDTARDLTVNGIAQGDKAGAAVSVGDINDDGVDDLVIGAIEADPSGASNAGKTFVIFGTSTAGTYQLSSATTSDITLNGITAGDKPGFALAVGDLNGDGNADLAIGAPYGDPNGTDSGEVYVVFGPLTAGTYNLSSATTSDVLINGADAGDLAGSSIAIGDVNNDGYDDIIIGAMQAESAGAGNSGETYVIFGPLSAGTLELSTDADLTFRGIDSDDLSGSGAGSGDINGGGIDDIIIGAQQGDPESRSNAGEIYVVYGPVTQVGAYWLSSATTTDLTIKGATAGDLSGSALGSGDVNADGIQDLLIGAPGAGSNSGKAYVVFGPVGFGS